A stretch of Pseudomonas sp. LS.1a DNA encodes these proteins:
- a CDS encoding I78 family peptidase inhibitor, whose amino-acid sequence MFRTRAYLATLAVAAVLAGCSTGGNSAGGAAPAGNDGRCEASGANFAIGKPASAELLEQARKASGSQMARILKPHDVVTLEYRSERLNLNVDEQGKVIRVNCG is encoded by the coding sequence ATGTTCCGTACCCGTGCTTACCTGGCAACCCTGGCGGTGGCTGCTGTCCTGGCTGGTTGCAGCACTGGTGGCAATTCTGCTGGTGGCGCTGCGCCGGCAGGCAACGACGGCCGCTGCGAAGCCAGTGGCGCCAATTTTGCCATTGGCAAGCCAGCCAGCGCCGAGCTGCTGGAGCAGGCGCGCAAGGCCAGTGGCTCGCAGATGGCACGCATTCTCAAGCCGCACGACGTGGTCACCCTGGAGTACCGCTCCGAGCGCCTGAACCTGAATGTGGACGAGCAGGGCAAGGTGATTCGCGTCAACTGCGGTTGA
- a CDS encoding cold-shock protein — protein MSNRQQGTVKWFNDEKGYGFITPAGGGDDLFVHFKAIESDGFKSLKEGQTVSFVAERGQKGMQAAQVRPE, from the coding sequence ATGTCCAATCGCCAACAAGGCACCGTCAAATGGTTCAATGATGAGAAAGGCTACGGCTTCATCACCCCAGCAGGCGGCGGCGACGACCTGTTCGTTCACTTCAAGGCCATCGAATCTGACGGCTTCAAGAGCCTGAAAGAAGGCCAGACTGTTTCCTTCGTCGCCGAGCGCGGCCAGAAGGGCATGCAGGCTGCACAGGTTCGTCCGGAGTAA
- the thrS gene encoding threonine--tRNA ligase — protein sequence MPVITLPDGSQRSFDHAVSVAEVAASIGAGLAKATVAGKVDGKLVDACDLISNDATLQIITPKDEEGLEIIRHSCAHLVGHAVKQLYPTAKMVIGPVIDEGFYYDIAYERPFTPEDMAAIEKRMMELIDKDYDVIKKMTPRAEVIDVFKARGEDYKLRLVEDMPDEQAMGLYYHEEYVDMCRGPHVPNTRFLKAFKLTKLSGAYWRGDAKNEQLQRVYGTAWADKKQLAAYIQRIEEAEKRDHRKIGKQLDLFHLQEEAPGMVFWHANGWTVYQVLEQYMRQVQRVNGYQEIKTPQVVDRILWERSGHWSNYAENMFTTSSESRDYAVKPMNCPCHVQVFNQGLKSYRDLPLRLAEFGACHRNEPSGALHGIMRVRGFVQDDAHIFCTEEQVKKEAADFIKLTLDVYKDFGFTDIAMKLSTRPAKRVGSEELWDRAEGALADALNESGLEWEYQPGEGAFYGPKIEFTLRDCLGRNWQCGTLQYDPNLPERLDASYIAEDNSRVRPVMLHRAILGSFERFIGMLIEHYAGVFPAWLAPTQAVIMNITDKQADFALEVENTLNGSGFRAKSDLRNEKIGFKIREHTLLKVPYLLVIGDREVETQTVAVRTREGKDLGSMPVAEFTQLLNSTVAQRGRLESE from the coding sequence ATGCCCGTTATTACTCTTCCCGATGGCAGTCAACGTTCGTTCGATCACGCCGTATCCGTAGCCGAAGTCGCCGCTTCCATCGGCGCCGGCCTGGCCAAGGCCACCGTGGCCGGCAAGGTCGACGGCAAACTGGTCGATGCCTGCGACCTGATCAGCAACGACGCCACCCTGCAGATCATCACCCCTAAAGATGAAGAGGGACTGGAGATCATCCGCCACTCGTGCGCCCACCTGGTCGGCCACGCGGTGAAGCAGCTGTACCCGACCGCCAAGATGGTGATCGGCCCGGTCATCGACGAAGGCTTCTACTACGACATCGCCTACGAGCGCCCCTTCACCCCTGAAGACATGGCCGCCATCGAAAAGCGCATGATGGAGCTGATCGACAAGGACTACGACGTCATCAAGAAGATGACCCCGCGTGCCGAAGTCATCGACGTGTTCAAGGCCCGTGGCGAAGACTACAAGCTGCGCCTGGTCGAAGACATGCCGGACGAGCAGGCCATGGGCCTGTACTACCACGAAGAATACGTCGACATGTGCCGTGGCCCGCACGTGCCGAACACCCGCTTCCTCAAGGCGTTCAAGCTGACCAAGCTGTCCGGCGCCTACTGGCGCGGTGATGCCAAGAACGAGCAGCTGCAACGCGTGTACGGCACCGCCTGGGCCGACAAGAAGCAGCTGGCGGCGTACATCCAGCGCATCGAAGAGGCCGAAAAACGCGACCACCGCAAGATCGGCAAGCAGCTCGACCTGTTCCACCTGCAGGAAGAAGCCCCGGGCATGGTGTTCTGGCACGCCAACGGCTGGACCGTGTACCAGGTACTCGAGCAGTACATGCGCCAGGTCCAGCGCGTCAACGGCTACCAGGAAATCAAGACCCCGCAGGTTGTCGACCGTATCCTCTGGGAGCGCTCCGGCCACTGGTCCAACTACGCCGAGAACATGTTCACCACTTCGTCGGAAAGTCGTGACTACGCGGTAAAACCGATGAACTGCCCGTGCCACGTGCAGGTGTTCAACCAGGGCCTGAAGAGCTACCGCGACCTGCCGCTGCGCCTGGCCGAGTTCGGTGCCTGCCACCGTAACGAGCCGTCCGGCGCCCTGCACGGCATCATGCGCGTGCGTGGCTTCGTACAGGACGACGCGCACATCTTCTGCACCGAAGAACAGGTGAAGAAAGAAGCCGCCGACTTCATCAAGCTGACCCTGGACGTGTACAAGGACTTCGGCTTCACCGACATCGCCATGAAGCTGTCGACCCGCCCGGCCAAGCGCGTGGGCTCCGAAGAGCTGTGGGACCGTGCCGAAGGCGCACTGGCCGATGCCTTGAACGAATCGGGCCTGGAGTGGGAATACCAGCCAGGCGAGGGCGCCTTCTACGGCCCGAAGATCGAGTTCACCCTGCGCGACTGCCTCGGCCGTAACTGGCAGTGCGGTACCCTGCAGTACGACCCGAACCTGCCAGAACGTCTGGATGCCAGCTATATCGCCGAAGATAACAGCCGTGTTCGCCCGGTCATGCTGCACCGCGCCATCCTCGGTTCGTTCGAACGCTTCATCGGCATGCTGATCGAGCACTACGCTGGCGTGTTCCCGGCCTGGCTGGCACCTACCCAGGCCGTGATCATGAACATCACCGACAAGCAGGCCGATTTCGCCCTCGAGGTGGAAAATACCCTGAACGGTAGCGGTTTCCGTGCCAAGTCGGACTTGAGAAATGAGAAGATCGGCTTTAAAATCCGCGAGCATACTTTGCTCAAGGTCCCGTACCTTTTGGTTATAGGGGATCGCGAAGTCGAAACGCAGACCGTCGCAGTACGCACCCGTGAAGGCAAAGACCTCGGCTCCATGCCGGTGGCTGAATTCACGCAGCTGCTCAACAGCACTGTCGCCCAGCGCGGTCGCCTAGAATCGGAGTAA